CATGATTACCGCCAGCTTTCTGGTAAAAGATCTGCTGATTGACTGGCGGTTGGGGGAGCGCTATTTCATGTCGCAGCTTATTGACGGCGATCTTGCCGCCAATAATGGCGGCTGGCAGTGGGCCGCTTCAACCGGTACTGATGCCGCGCCTTATTTTCGTATTTTTAATCCCACGACGCAGGGGGAGAGGTTTGATCGCGACGGCGAATTTATCCGCCAGTGGCTGCCAGCGTTACGTGATCTCCCCGGAAAAGCGATTCACGAGCCGTGGCGGTGGGCGGAAAAAGCGGGAGTTGTGCTTGATTATCCACGGCCCATTGTGGATCACAAACAGGCGAGAGTCGCGACGCTTTCCGCCTATGAGACTGCGAGAAAAGGGGCGTAATGCAGGCCCGGTAGCGCAGACTACCGGGCCTTCTGCTATCAGGATTCGACGGCCAGCGCGCGGCTTTTGAATTTGAAGGACTGATACAGCCAAATCAGCAGGACAACGCCTACGCAGGCTAACGCGCCCCAGGTGATCTGTTCAAAAACATCCACATAGGCGTTGATAGCGTAATTAACCGCGCCGCTGGCGTCAAAGGCGCTTTGCGAGGTCTGGTCAGCGATGACGCCTGCCAGATAGTTAGCAATCGCGCCGGACAGCAGCATATAAATTCCGGTTAATACACCGGTGACGCCGGGGATGTCAATGCGCGTAATTTGCGACATGGCGACCGGGTCGATAAACAGTTCGGCAAAGCCCATCACCGCCAGTCCCAGCACCATCAGCGGCATGGAGGAGTGCCCGTAAGCGGCGGACCAGCGTGCGCTCAGGGTCAGAATACAGAATCCGGCGCTCATTAGTCCGAGACCCAGCGCGAATTTGCCCCAGATACGCACGGTGCGATTACCGCTTACGCTCTCTTTAACCAGCCAGGCCAGGACGACCCCGCATAACATCACGGCAAAGGCGTTTACCGACTGGAACATGGCGGTGGGAACGGAATAGCCCAGAATATCGCGGTTCACAAAGCGGTCGATATACAGGCTGATCGAACTGCCGCCCTGTTGGGCAAACGCCCAGAACAGCATACTGAACAGGGTCAGGGTGACAATCAGTCCCAGTTCCTTACGCTGTTTGGCCGTCTGCGCCTGGCGATAAATTTTCGTCAGCACGCCCAGGCCGATCGCGGTCGCCACGATTAAGGCATAGACTGACCATTCTTTCCAGAACAGAACGGTAATCAGCAACGGCGCAGCCACCAGCAGGAGTAACAGCCACCCCCAGTTCGGCAGCAGATAGTTTCTGGCGCACAACACGGCTTTATTAACGCCGGTGGTGTGGGTGAAATGACGATTCCCGCACAGAAAGATCACCAGCCCCGCCAGCATACCAATGGCGGCGAGCGCAAATCCCATCGCCCAACTGTATTCCTCTTGTACATAGCCGCAGGCGATAGGGGCCACGATCGAGCCTATATTGCCTGCCGCGTAAAGCAGCGAGAACCCGCCGTCGCGGCGCGGATCTTCCGGTTGGTACAGTTCGCCCAGCAGGCAGCTAATATTCGATTTAAACAGGCCGTAGCCGCAGACAATGATCGCCAGCGACAGATAAAGGAATGTCGGCGCGATTTCACTGGCGCCCAGCACTAAATGACCAACTGCCATTAAAAAGGCGCCCAGCATCACGGCCATTCGGTTGCCAAGCACTTTATCCGCCAGGTAGCCGCCCAGAATTGGGGTGACGTAGACCAGCGAACAGTAAGCGCTGAATAACTCATAGGCATGGTTATCGTCGTATTTCAGCTGATTGGTAAGATAAAGAATCAGTAGGGCGCGCATACCATAAAAGCTGAAATACTCCCAAATTTGCAGGGCGACAACGTAATAAATGGCACGAGGTTGAGATGATTGTTTATTCATTGTATTTCCGGGATAGAAGCGCTGCGGCAAAAAGAGACATTCCTGGGTAATGCCTTTCTGTTTAGGCTCATTAAGCCTGCCGTATCGCTGTGTTTCCTTAAAGTTACCAACTTGATACAGAACTGATTTATTTTGCAATATGCGTTCTGATTGCATAAATATACATGAAATAGATCGTGTTTTGCTAAGTAATTTGCGCCAAAGCCGGGTGTGATTGTTTCTTGATGTGTCAAACAAATGTTTATCGACGAACTGACGACGGGAGGCTATGTTAACGGAGGCTGAATCCGTCACCGGAAAGCAGAACGACGGTTAAAGGGAGCGATGATGAAAAACACCGAACTGGAACAACTGATTAACGACAAGCTGAACAGTGTGGCGATGAGTGATTATGCGCCAAACGGTTTACAAGTCGAAGGAAAAGAAACGGTACAGAAAATCGTGACCGGCGTGACCGCCAGTCAGGCGCTGCTCGATGAGGCGGTGCGTTTACAGGCCGATGCGGTCATTGTTCATCATGGTTACTTCTGGAAAGGCGAGTCTCCTGTTATTCGCGGCATGAAACGCCGTCGCTTAAAAACGTTACTGGTAAATGATATTAACCTGTACGGTTGGCACCTGCCGCTGGATGCGCACCCTGAACTGGGCAACAACGCGCAGCTGGCGACGCTATTGGGCATTACCGTGAAAGGGGAAATTGAGCCGCTGGTGCCGTGGGGGGAACTCTCAATGCCGGTGCCGGGGTTGGAGCTGGCCTCGTGGATTGAAGCGCGTCTGGGGCGGAAACCTTTATGGTGCGGCGATACCGGGCCGGAAAATGTCCAGCGCGTCGCCTGGTGTACCGGCGGCGGGCAAAGTTTTATTGATAGTGCCGCCCGCTTTGGCGTTGACGCTTTTATTACTGGCGAGGTGTCTGAACAGACCATTCATAGCGCGCGCGAACAAGGGCTACATTTTTATGCCGCCGGCCACCATGCCACGGAACGCGGCGGCATTCGCGCTCTGAGCGAATGGTTGAACGAAAACACAGAATTAGATGTGACGTTTATTGATATCCCTAACCCGGCATAATTGAGAGGGAATAAAGTGCAGCGAGCGCGTTGTTATCTGTTAGGCGAAACGGCGGTCGTCCTGGAACTTGAACCGCCGATAACACTGGCGAGCCAGAAACGCATCTGGCGCCTGACGCAGCGTCTGGTCGATATGCCGAACGTGGTGGAAGCGATTCCCGGGATGAACAATATCACCGTGATCCTGCGCAACCCACAAACCCTGGCGCTGGATGCGATTGAACGTCTACAGCGCTGGTGGGAAGAGAGCGAAGCGCTGGAGCCGGACTCGCGTTCGGTTGAGATCCCGGTGATCTATGGCGGCGCAGGCGGGCCGGATCTGGCGGAGGTGGCGCGGCACTGTGGTTTAAGTGAAAAACAGGTTGTGGAGCTGCACGCCTCTGTTGAGTATGTCGTCTGGTTTTTGGGGTTTCAGCCAGGCTTTCCCTATCTCGGCAATTTACCGGAACCGCTCCATATACCGAGACGCGCGGAGCCGCGTCTACAGGTACCGGCAGGTTCTGTCGGTATCGGCGGCGCTCAGACGGGAATTTATCCATTATCCACGCCGGGCGGCTGGCAGCTAATCGGCCTTACGCCGTTGCAGTTGTTCGATCCGATGCGGGAAACTCCTGTGCTGCTGCGCCCTGGTGATAGTGTACGCTTTGTGCCGCAAAAGGAGGGAGTATGCTGAATATTATTCGCGCGGGGATTTACACCTCCGTGCAAGACAGCGGGCGACACGGTTTTCGTCAGTCGGGACTGAGCCACTGCGGCGCGCTGGATAAACCCGCCTTTCAGACGGCTAATCTCCTGGTCGGGAATGACGCGAATGCCCCGGCGCTGGAAATTACCCTCGGTCAACTGGTCGTCGAATTTGAAAATGATAGTTGGTTCGCCCTCACCGGCGCGGGCTGTGAGGCGCAACTGGATAATCAACCGGCCTGGACCGGTTGGCGACTACCGGTAAAAGCGGGCCAGCGTTTGACACTACACCGCCCGCTTCATGGAATGCGTAGTTATCTGGCGGTGGCGGGCGGTATTAATGTGCCGAAAGTGATGGGATCGTGTAGTACCGATCTGAAGTCTGGTATCGGTGGGCTGGAGGGGCGGTTGCTAAAAGATGGCGATCGCCTGGTGACAGGCAAGCCATCCCGACAATTTAGCGGGCCGCAGGGTGTGAAACAGTTACTGTGGGGCAATCGCATCCGCGCACTGCCGGGGCCGGAATACCGTGAATTCGATCACGCGTCGCAAGAAGCGTTCTGGCGTTCGCCGTGGCAGCTTAGCCCGCAGAGTAACCGCATGGGCTATCGTTTGCGGGGACAATCGTTAACGCGGACAACGGATCGCGAATTGCTGTCGCACGGTTTGCTGCCGGGTGTTGTGCAGGTGCCTTACAACGGTCAGCCTATTGTGCTGATGAACGATGCCCAGACGACTGGCGGCTATCCGCGTATTGCCTGCATCATTGAGGCGGACATGTACCACCTGGCGCAAATCCCGCTGGGTCAACCTATCCATTTTGTGCAATGTTCGCTGGAAGAAGCGCTTAACGCGCGTCGCGAGCGTCAGCGCTATCTGGAACAGCTTGCCTGGCGGCTTCAACATGAATATTGATTTGAATGCGGATTTGGGCGAAGGCTGTACCAGCGATGCTGAATTATTAACGTTGGTCTCCTCTGCTAATATCGCCTGCGGTTTTCATGCGGGCGATGCGTGGACTATGCTGGTTAGTGTGCGTGAGGCACTGAAAAATGGTGTGGCGATTGGCGCGCATCCCAGTTTCCCTGATCGGGAAAATTTTGGGCGGACAGCGATGGATTTGCCGCCGGAAACGGTATACGCCCAGACATTGTACCAGGTCGGCGCTCTGGGGGCAGTTGTTCAGGCGGAAGGCGGCGTGATGCGCCATGTCAAACCACACGGTATGCTCTATAACCAGGCGGCAAAAGATCGTTGTCTGGCGCAGGCCATTGCGAAAGCGGTACACGACTATGATCCGTCATTGATTCTGGTTGGACTGGCCGGAAGTGAGCTGATCCGGGCTGGCGAGCACTACGGGCTGGTGACGCGACAAGAGGTATTTGCCGATCGCGGCTATCAGGACGACGGTAGTCTGCTGCCACGTACGCAGCCTGGCGCACTGATTCATGATGAAGAGCAGGCGCTGGCGCAAACGCTGGATATGGTTCAGACCGGGAGAGTAAAAAGTGTTACTGGCGTGTGGACGAATGTCACGGCGCAAACGGTGTGCGTTCATGGTGATGGCGAGTATGCGCTTGCGTTTGCCCGCAGACTACGCGCCGCGTTTAACGCGAACAACATAGACATTATCGCCTGAGAATCAGGCGATTGAAGCTATTGTATGACGGCTGGTAACCTTTATTACCTACTATTATCTTAACGTTAATCAGCGGGTTATCCTTTATACAATAAAATATATCCTCTTCTTAATACCTGTTTTGTAAAAATAACCACGCTGTACGGTAATAATGGGTATGACGAATTAATGACCGTTAGCCGTCGAATACTGAAAAAAACTCACAATATTGTTAGCAAGGTTTATCTAATCAAACCTCCATGACGAGTAAAGTCCCTGCCTCTTTAACGCTCCTTTCTTACTGATTTATCTCATAATATTCTTATTTTTTTGTATATTACTCTGGCGATGGGCGTGCTTCAAAAAGCGTAAGCCAGACTCGCTCGCTGATTTATCCGCAATCTACAAATACCACGCAGATTGATAGGTGTTTGGATTTTAAGCTATTTGCTGGTATTCACTTTTCAGCGAAAATTAAACTCATCTGATCAGTGTTTTTTTAGTATATTACTCATTTTGTTATGATGGGTTTGCTTTGTGAAAAGAAAATATCTTACGCAAGAAGAGATTGAAAAGCTGCTATCAGCGACTGACCGAATGCCTTTTCCGGAAAGAAACCGCTGCTTAATTCTGATGGCGTTTATCCATGGTTTCAGAGCCAGCGAACTGTTGGGGTTGCGTTTATCTGATATTGATCTGGCAGGGAGGCAGCTCTATATCCGGCGCCTTAAAAATGGATTTTCTACATGTCATCCCCTTCTTCCGGATGAGTATAACGTACTAAAAAGCTGGCTCAGGGCCAGGAAGCCGCTTGAAAAAGGGGCCGACGGAGACTGGTTGTTTCTGTCACTGCGGCGGCATCCACTTAGCAGACAACAATTTTTTTACATACTCCGTGAGGCAGGGCGGCTGGCCGAATTAACGATAGCGCCGCATCCCCATATGCTACGACATGCGTGCGGCTACGCCCTTGCTGATAAAGGGATTGATACGCGACTCATACAAGATTATTTAGGACACAGGAATATCCAGCATACCGTAAGATACACCGCCAGTAATGCCGCACGCTTTCATGGAATATGGCGAAAAAAACGCCGAATATGACCGTACCTTCTGATGCAAAAAGTTAAATCCTCTCCGTGTTGTCACCATCCTCTCAGATTTACCCCCTCCGCACAAGAGTAATAGATACGTAATCTATTGCTTATTAAGGAATTATTTTTATAACACTAAAAAAACTAAGGGAAAATATATCTGGTACAACCAGCGCCACATAGTCTCTGTTTTAGCCCTTACTGCACAAATTGTTAACTTTTAGTTTTAAAAAAAACCATTAAACAGCATTTAATTCTAAATTATCTTAATCAAATGGAATTTAATTCTTTATTTAACTTTTTGCATCATATTGTTAAATCAAGAGAAGACGACCTTAAACAGATTTAAATCATTTTATATCCATTAAAATCAAATGGTTATCATGGTTTTATTGGGCTCTTCATACTCCGTTCAGGACAGAATCACCCTGCTGTAGGGCAAATTTATCGCCACGGATGCTGATGGTCTGTGAAGCTGAAAATCAGATCCCGACAGGATGTCAGAGTGCTGTATTCAGACTGGGGTCAGAAGTCATTCTTCATACTGGTATGGCGCGACTTCAGGCACGCAAAAGGATGCGGACATTTTGTTTCCACATAGAGAAGTTGCTGTTGTTGGAGCACTGCCGGACTGGCAATGGCTTGAGGAGAACAATTTGATGACGCAAGAGTATGAAGGCATATCAACCGGACAAAGACGAGTCGACAAGTACCGGTACAGCAGGGGAGCAAAAATATTTTTGTTTCTTCTGACGATTTCAACGGCCATAGCGCTATATGGCCTGTATCAGATTCTGACGTACTGATATGCAGACGTTAACGAGAGCATTACCGCCTCTCCGGCTGATTATGTTTTGTCAGTCAGGAGAAAATCCTGCGCAGTTTCCGGATATTAGCGGTCTTTGCGTGGAAAATAGAGTTCGTCTCAGAACCACTGAGGGACTATTGGATCGCTTGCGTCGGTGGCCCGGCGCTGTGGTGATATCCGCCGGGCGACCGTCAACTCAGCTTCTGTTATGGCAACAGGTTTTTCAGTGTTATCCCCGTACCGTTGTTTTTTGCAGTAGTCACGAGTTTTTACCGATAGACGTGAGCGTGGAAGGGTATTTCCGCCATCTGCGACTGATCAAATGCGCCATGTCGGAGAGAGTTCTGGCAAAAATGGCTGAACTGGCCGTGTGGTCATCAGTACAGACATTTCCTTATGAAGAGGAGCTGAAAAACGTCTTAAGCGTACCGGAGCTGGTGATGGAAATAAATAGCCGCACGCTGGTCCGGTTACTGTCGGAGCGTCTACCCAAACAGGGACGGCGAGTACTGGGATTGTTGTTATCAGGCTGCAGCCCGGAAATGACGGCACGTATGTTGGGGACAGGGGTGAGGCAAGTCTGGCTCGCGGAGCAGACGCTGAAACAGCGCTGGGATATACCGCCAGGCGTACCGTTACTCGATGCGGTAAGAATTAAGATGCCGCACCTAAATTCGGAAAAAAATCAACAGATTGATCATATAAAAACAGCCGCGAGTAATGCTTCGAATTTACGCTGATAGCGGAGGGAACGTCACGCTGTGCTGTATTCGTAAGCATGATATTCGGTTCTGAATTATTTATTTTTTCCGCAAAACAAAATAACGGCGCTCATCGTTCTTTGGTAATACCGCAGAACGCGTGACGCTAATAATTTTATATCCAGCGTGAAGTTTTCTGCGCTGTGGCGGTAGCGTGGGATTTGCAGGATATATGGAATAAAGTATCTTTAATGTGTTGATAGCACTGAATACTGAATATAGATTTAGAAAAATAATGATAACATCTCTATGATTACTAAAACCTTTCCCCGTGGCTATGACAGCGTAATTAACCTGACTAACGATTAATAAAATCTTACATGTCTATTGATTGTTATTATAAAAAATACATCTATGAAGCAGGAGAATACGCTAATAAAAATTACAAGGGCTTTGAGGGAAACTCTCCTGGAATCTTCTCTTGCTCCGTTATCAAACACTATTAGCCAAATTTTATTATTAGAACAATGTGGTAGCTCAAAACCATAAGGTTATGAGACCTAATGGATGTATTTGCACTCCGTTAAGCTTATGCCGCAAGCACTATGGAATATAATCTTCATATACATAAGGATTTTATTATGTTGCTTCCTGTGATTATGGCTGGTGGCACCGGTAGCCGTCTGTGGCCCATGTCTCGTGAGCTTTATCCAAAACAGTTCCTGCGGTTGTACGGACAGAACACCATGTTGCAGGAAACCCTCTCTCGTCTCTCCGGCCTGGATATTCATGAGCCCATGGTTATCTGTAACGAAGAACACAGCTTCCTCGTTGCTGAACAGCTCAGACAACTTAATCAGTTGTCGAAAAATATCATCCTTGAACCCGTGGGCCGTAACACCGCCCCGGCTATCGCCCTGGCGGCACTACAGGCCACACGGAACGGCGACGATCCGCTGATGTTGGTGCTCGCGGCAGATCATATCATTAACAATCAGCAGGTCTTCCGCGATGTTATTCGCGTCGCGGAACGCTATGCCGAAGCTGACCATCTGGTCACTTTCGGTATTGTGCCGAATACTCCGGAAACCGGATATGGCTATATCCAGCGTGGGGAGGCATTGGTCGGCAGCGAACAGACGCTTTACCGGGTCGCTCGCTTTGTAGAAAAACCAGACCTGGCACGCGCCAAAGATTATCTCGCTTCCGGAGAATACTACTGGAACAGCGGCATGTTTATGTTCCGGGCGAAAAAATACCTTTCCGAGCTGGCAAAATTCCGCCCGGATATTCTCGAAATTTGTACGGCTGCGATGCGGGCTGCGGAGGGAGACGGCAACTTTATTAGCATCCCCCGCGACGTGTTTAGCCTTTGTCCGGATGAGTCCGTTGACTACGCCGTAATGGAAAAAACTGCCGATGCAGTGGTGGCAGGACTGGACGCAGGTTGGAGCGATGTTGGTTCCTGGTCCGCGCTGTGGGATGTCAGCCCTAAGAATGAGCAGGGTAATGTGTTAACAGGTGATTGCTGGACGTACAACAGCCAAAACTGTTACATCAGCAGCGATGAAAAATTGGTGGCAGCAGTAGGCGTCCAAAACCTGGTAATCGTTAACACCAGAGATACCGTCCTGGTGATGAATAAAAATTGCGCCCAGGACGTGAAAAAGGCGGTTGAGTATCTGAAGCTCAACCAGCGTAGCGAATACAAACACCATTGTGAGGACCGCCGACCATGGGGCTGCAGCGACGTACTGGCGCAGACCCCGCGTTACAACGTTAAGCGCATTACCGTCAAACCGGGGGGGACGCTTTCAAGGCAGATACGTCATTACCGCGCCGGGCATTGGGTCATTCTCGCAGGAATAGGGAAAGTTACTGTTAATGGTAAGCCGTTCCTGCTCAACGAAAACCAGTCAACGTTTATTCCCATCGGCGCTGAGTATTACCTGGAAAACCCGGGCCGTACTCCTCTTGAGATACTGGAAATCCAGTCAGGCTGTTGCCCGGGTGAAGACGACATATCCGTATCAAAGACAAGTATGGTTGTTGCTAATTTTTTACAGGACATTGATTCAGAATGACTCAGCTTAACTGTTTTAAATCCTACGATATTCGCGGCGAATTGGGTGAAGAACTGAATGACGATATAGCCTACCGAATTGGCCGTGCCTATGGCGAGTTACTGAAACCACGCCAGGTCGTCGTGGGAGGCGACGTGCGATTGACCAGCGAGCCCCTGAAGCAGGCGTTAGCCAATGGATTGATGGATGCAGGTAGCGATGTGCTGGATATCGGTCTGAGCGGTACCGAAGAGATTTATTTTGCCACTTTCTACCTGGGCTTGGATGGCGGCATTGAGGTGACGGCCAGTCACAACCCGCTGAATTATAACGGGATGAAGTTGGTTCGGGAGAACGCGAAACCCATCAGTGGTGATACCGGATTGCGTGATATCCAGCGTTTAGTTGAGAAGAACTGCTTTGCGCCAGTGGATGCATCCCGCCGCGGTACGCTGCGACAGATCTCTATCCTGCGGGAATATGTTGACCACTTAATGGGCTATGTGAACCTGGCGAATTTCACCTGTCCGCTGAAACTGGTAGTGAATTCCGGTAATGGCGTAGCGGGACATGTTATTGACGAGGTAGAAAAACGCTTTGCCGCGGCGGGCGCACCGGTGACCTTTGTAAAGGTACATCACCAGCCGGATGGTAGCTTCCCTAATGGTATTCCTAACCCGCTACTGCCGGAGCGTCGGCAGGACACCGCCGATGCGGTGCGAGAACATGGGGCGGATATGGGGATCGCCTTTGACGGAGATTTCGATCGTTGTTTTATGTTCGATAACGATGGGGCATTTATCGAAGGTTATTACATTGTCGGCTTGCTAGCGGAGTCATTCCTGCAGAAACAACCCGGGGCAAAAATTATTCATGATCCGCGCCTGACATGGAACACGGTAGATATCGTGACGCGCTGCGGGGGCACGTCGGTGATGTCAAAAACAGGACATGCGTTTATCAAAGAGCGCATGCGTCAGGAAGATGCGATTTACGGGGGAGAGATGA
The Salmonella bongori NCTC 12419 DNA segment above includes these coding regions:
- a CDS encoding tyrosine-type DNA invertase translates to MKRKYLTQEEIEKLLSATDRMPFPERNRCLILMAFIHGFRASELLGLRLSDIDLAGRQLYIRRLKNGFSTCHPLLPDEYNVLKSWLRARKPLEKGADGDWLFLSLRRHPLSRQQFFYILREAGRLAELTIAPHPHMLRHACGYALADKGIDTRLIQDYLGHRNIQHTVRYTASNAARFHGIWRKKRRI
- the rfbK gene encoding O9 family phosphomannomutase RfbK; the encoded protein is MTQLNCFKSYDIRGELGEELNDDIAYRIGRAYGELLKPRQVVVGGDVRLTSEPLKQALANGLMDAGSDVLDIGLSGTEEIYFATFYLGLDGGIEVTASHNPLNYNGMKLVRENAKPISGDTGLRDIQRLVEKNCFAPVDASRRGTLRQISILREYVDHLMGYVNLANFTCPLKLVVNSGNGVAGHVIDEVEKRFAAAGAPVTFVKVHHQPDGSFPNGIPNPLLPERRQDTADAVREHGADMGIAFDGDFDRCFMFDNDGAFIEGYYIVGLLAESFLQKQPGAKIIHDPRLTWNTVDIVTRCGGTSVMSKTGHAFIKERMRQEDAIYGGEMSAHHYFRDFAYCDSGMIPWLLIAELLCLKASTLKALVADRQAAFPASGEINRRLGDATAAISRIRKHYEPEAVNVDTTDGISIEYTDWRFNLRCSNTEPLVRLNVESKAAPALMHEKTAELLNMLKEETL
- the pxpC gene encoding 5-oxoprolinase subunit PxpC → MLNIIRAGIYTSVQDSGRHGFRQSGLSHCGALDKPAFQTANLLVGNDANAPALEITLGQLVVEFENDSWFALTGAGCEAQLDNQPAWTGWRLPVKAGQRLTLHRPLHGMRSYLAVAGGINVPKVMGSCSTDLKSGIGGLEGRLLKDGDRLVTGKPSRQFSGPQGVKQLLWGNRIRALPGPEYREFDHASQEAFWRSPWQLSPQSNRMGYRLRGQSLTRTTDRELLSHGLLPGVVQVPYNGQPIVLMNDAQTTGGYPRIACIIEADMYHLAQIPLGQPIHFVQCSLEEALNARRERQRYLEQLAWRLQHEY
- the pxpB gene encoding 5-oxoprolinase subunit PxpB, producing MQRARCYLLGETAVVLELEPPITLASQKRIWRLTQRLVDMPNVVEAIPGMNNITVILRNPQTLALDAIERLQRWWEESEALEPDSRSVEIPVIYGGAGGPDLAEVARHCGLSEKQVVELHASVEYVVWFLGFQPGFPYLGNLPEPLHIPRRAEPRLQVPAGSVGIGGAQTGIYPLSTPGGWQLIGLTPLQLFDPMRETPVLLRPGDSVRFVPQKEGVC
- the pxpA gene encoding 5-oxoprolinase subunit PxpA; the protein is MNIDLNADLGEGCTSDAELLTLVSSANIACGFHAGDAWTMLVSVREALKNGVAIGAHPSFPDRENFGRTAMDLPPETVYAQTLYQVGALGAVVQAEGGVMRHVKPHGMLYNQAAKDRCLAQAIAKAVHDYDPSLILVGLAGSELIRAGEHYGLVTRQEVFADRGYQDDGSLLPRTQPGALIHDEEQALAQTLDMVQTGRVKSVTGVWTNVTAQTVCVHGDGEYALAFARRLRAAFNANNIDIIA
- the dtpD gene encoding dipeptide permease DtpD yields the protein MNKQSSQPRAIYYVVALQIWEYFSFYGMRALLILYLTNQLKYDDNHAYELFSAYCSLVYVTPILGGYLADKVLGNRMAVMLGAFLMAVGHLVLGASEIAPTFLYLSLAIIVCGYGLFKSNISCLLGELYQPEDPRRDGGFSLLYAAGNIGSIVAPIACGYVQEEYSWAMGFALAAIGMLAGLVIFLCGNRHFTHTTGVNKAVLCARNYLLPNWGWLLLLLVAAPLLITVLFWKEWSVYALIVATAIGLGVLTKIYRQAQTAKQRKELGLIVTLTLFSMLFWAFAQQGGSSISLYIDRFVNRDILGYSVPTAMFQSVNAFAVMLCGVVLAWLVKESVSGNRTVRIWGKFALGLGLMSAGFCILTLSARWSAAYGHSSMPLMVLGLAVMGFAELFIDPVAMSQITRIDIPGVTGVLTGIYMLLSGAIANYLAGVIADQTSQSAFDASGAVNYAINAYVDVFEQITWGALACVGVVLLIWLYQSFKFKSRALAVES
- the ybgI gene encoding radiation resistance protein YbgI yields the protein MKNTELEQLINDKLNSVAMSDYAPNGLQVEGKETVQKIVTGVTASQALLDEAVRLQADAVIVHHGYFWKGESPVIRGMKRRRLKTLLVNDINLYGWHLPLDAHPELGNNAQLATLLGITVKGEIEPLVPWGELSMPVPGLELASWIEARLGRKPLWCGDTGPENVQRVAWCTGGGQSFIDSAARFGVDAFITGEVSEQTIHSAREQGLHFYAAGHHATERGGIRALSEWLNENTELDVTFIDIPNPA